One Streptomyces sp. CG4 genomic window, CCCTCCAGCAGGTCTCGGGCGGCAAGCGCTTCCGCCGCCGGGGGCGTGGCAGCAGCAGCGACGGTCCCTACGGCCCGTACAACGGCGGCCGCTGACTGACCTGGCTACTCGGCCGAACGGCCACGACGCACCCCCTCGCACCCCGGCACCTCGCGCCGGGTGAGACGCCCCCCGCACCGGGCGACGTGAACAACCCCCTACGGCGAGACCCGCGTCACGGTGTCCGGTCCAGCAACACGACGGCGACGTCGTCGGTCAGTTCGCCCCCGTTGAGATCGCGCACCTCGCTCACCGCGGCCCGCAGCAGATGCTCCCCCCGCAGCCCCTCGGTCAGCTGTCGGCGGATCATCGACACCATGCCGTCCTGCCCCAGCCGCTCTCCACTGTCACCGACCCGGCCCTCGATCAGCCCGTCGGTGTAGAGCATGAGGCTCCACTCGGCACCCAGCTGCACCTGCATCCGCGGCCAGCGGGCGCCGGGCAGCAGGCCGAGCGCGGGTCCGTTGTTGTCGTAGGGGAGCAGCCCGGCCGACCGCCCGGGACGGGCCAGCAGCGGTGCCGGGTGCCCGGCCAGGCACAGGCCCGCGCTCCGGCCGTCCGGCGCGATGTCGACGGTGCACAGCGTCGCGAAGATCTCCTCGTCGGACCGCTCATGCTCCAGCACCTGCTGCAGCGTGCCCAGCAGCTCGTCCCCGCACAGCCCGGCCAGCGTCAGCGCGCGCCAGGCGATACGCAGCTCCACGCCGAGCGCGGCCTCGTCCGGGCCATGGCCGCAGACGTCGCCGATCATGGCGTGCACGGTGCCGTCGGGCGTGCGGACGGCGTCGTAGAAGTCGCCGCCGAGCAGTGCCCGGGAGCGGCCGGGGCGGTAGCGGGCGGCGAAGCGCAGCGAGGAGCCGTCCAGCAGGGGCGTGGGCAGCAGCCCGCGCTCCAGGCGGCGGTTCTCCTGCGCGCGCAGCCGGCCCTCGGCCAGCCGCCGCTCGGCCGTGTCGGAACGTTTCCGCTCCACCGCGTACCGGATGGCGCGGCTGAGCAGCCGGCCGTCCAGCTCTTCCCGGAAGAGGTAGTCCTGGGCGCCCACGCGCACGGCCTCGGTGCCGCGCTCGGCGTCGCCGGAGCCGGTCAGCGCGAGCACGGCATGCCGGGGCGCGAGCCGCAGCACATGCCGGAGCACGGCCAGCTCGTCGTCCGCGTCGCTGCCGCCGGGGGCGGGCAGCGCGAGGTCCAGCAGGATGCAGTGCACATCGTCGGTGAGCAGCCGCTCGGCCTCGGTGAGGTTGCGGGCGGTGCGCACCCGGATCGGCTTGCCGGCGGAGTCCAGCAGATCGGGAACGATCGGCGAACCGGCCGGATCGTCCTCGATCAGCAGCAGGGTGAGCGTGGTGCCGGTGGTGCTGGTGGGCGTGGCGTCGCGGTGGGCCTCTTCCTTGAGGGGGCCGCCGCCTGCGGAGGCGGCCTGCGCCTGACCACACTCCACGGCCGGGATCGCTCTCTGCCGCGGTACGGGTACGGGCATCGTCTTGGGTTCCTTCCCTCCCCCCGAGGGCACGGCGGCGCCGAGGGTCTCGAAGCCACCGACGGGGACCATAGCGGCATTGACCGCCCCGATGGAATGGTGTGAGCCGCGTCGCTCGCGCGCAGGCCGCTGTCATATGCCGCGTTCCGTACGACAGTTGGACAGGCCGCCCCGGCGCGGGGGATGACGAAGCTCACGTCCGGCCCGGATATGGGCGGCGGGTCGGTGGAGTGGGTCACATGGCGTGGGTCACGGGGATTGCCCAGGGGAGCGACCAGCCACGGTGAAAGCCGCGCTCGGAAGACGGCCGTACCTCAACGGTGCTGTACCGCCCCGCGCCGTGGCCGCAGGCCTACGCGTCCGGGCGGACGACCCCCAGGATCGGCATCGAACCGGCGCCCGCGATCGTCACCGTACGCCCCGGGCGCGGGGCCTGGATGATCGCGCCGTCGCCGATGTAGAGGGCGACATGGCTGGCGTCGTCGAAGTAGATGATGAGGTCGCCGGGGCGCATGTCCTGGACGTCGATGTGCTTGAGCTGCTGCCACTGTTCCTGCGAGGTGCGCGGGATGGGGTGGCCGGCCGCGGCCCAGGCCTGGGAGGTCAGGCCGGAGCAGTCGTACGACTGCGGGCCCTCGGCGCCCCACACGTACGGCTTGCCGAGCTGGGCGGTGGCGAACGCGACGGCCTTCTCGCCCTGCGCGGAGGCCTTGCCGTGGATCCGCTGGAGGATGCCGGTGTCCAGCCAGTCCGTCTGCGCCTTCAGGGCGGCCTGCTGCTCCAGCTGGTCGAGTTCCTGCTGCTCCTTCTTCTCCAGCTGGGACTCGAGCTTCTTCGCGGCGTCGATCTGCTGCTGGACCTTCTTCTGGGCGGCGGCCTTGGCCGTGCGGTCGGCGTCCAGTTTCTTCCACTGTGCCGCGGCGTCGTCGGCGTACCCCTGCAACTGCGTCTGGGTGCTGGTCAGTTCGCTGATCAGCGACCTCGCGGCCCGCTGGCCCTGGAGGGCCAGTCCGGCCCCGTCCAGGACCTGTCCGGGGTCGTTGCTCAGCAGGAACTGGGCGGTGGGCGGGATACCGCCGGTGCGGTACTGGGCGCGGGCGGTCGCGCCCGCCTGGTCCTTGAGCCGCGCGAGCCGCTGCTGCCCCTGGTCGATCTTCTTCGCCAGCTCGACGATCTCGGCGGACTGCTGCTTCGCCTTCTCCTCGGCCGCGTTGTAGGCGTCGGTGGCGACGGCCGCGTCGTGGTAGAGCTTGTCGAGCTTCTCGCGGACCTTCTCAAGGTCCTTGCTCGGCGGGGGAGTCGGGGAAGTGCTCGGACTCGGAGTCGGTTGCGGGGCGGCGAAGGCCGTGCCGGGCACACCCAGCACGGTCACCGCGCAGACCACGGTCACGGCGGCCGAGAGGACACTGCGCTTGCCCCAGCCCATCACGGATCCCCCCAAAGCTGATTTACCGTCAGTAACTTACGGTGCCTCGGGGATGGTGTCACGTCGCGGCACAAAGCGACAGAGGCAGGTGTTCCCCCCTCAATCGCCCCACGTGACGATCTCCCCGCCGGTGTGACGAACGACGCGCGGGATTCGTTCCACCCCACGGCCCCCGAACGGGTGATGTCAGGCCTTCGGCGCCAACGCCGCCCAGGCCACCGTCACTTCGCCCTGCCGCCAGCGGGCCGGGGAGTCCGTCACCGGCCAGTCGGCCGTCAGGTCCCGTACCGCGCGCAGCCAGCGCTGCCGGGCGCCGTAGGAGGCGTAGGGCGCGGCGGCGGCCCAGGCGCGGTCGAAGTCGCGCAGAAAGGCGTGCACCGGCTCGCCGGGGACGTTCCGGTGGATCAGCGCCTTCGGCAGCCGCTCGGCGAGGTCGGACGGCTGCTCCAGCGAGCCCAGCCGGGTGGCGAAGGTCACGGTCCGTGGCCCCTCCGGGCCGAGCGCCACCCATACGTGCCGCCGCCCGATCTCGTCGCACGTCCCCTCGACCAGCAGTCCGCCGCGCGAGCCGGCGCCGGCCGGGGCGAGCCGCGCGCACAGCCGCGCCCAGACGGCGGCGACCTCGGCTTCGTCGTACTGGCGCAGCACATTGGCGGCCCGGATGAGCAGGGGCCGTCCGGGCACCGGGACCTCGAAGCCGCCGTGCCGGAAGGCCAGCCCCTCCCGCTCGTACGGCCGCGCGGCCGCGACCCGCTCCGGTTCGATCTCCACGCCGACCACACGCGCGCGTGGCGCGGCGGTCCGCAGCCGGCCGAGCAGCTCGACGGCGGTCCAGGGGGCGGCGCCGTAGCCGAGATCGATCGCCAGGGGGTCCTCGGCGCGCCGCAGTTCGGCGCCGTGCGCGGCGGCGATCCAGCGGTCCATGCGGCGCAGCCGGTTGGGGTTGGTCGTCCCGCGCGTCACCGTTCCCACGATGGGGGTCCCTCCGCTCGAGCGAAGCCGAGAGTGGGGGAGTGTCGCTGCGCTGGATTTCACGGTACGAGGGTAAGCGCCGTAGAGGCGGAGCCTCACGCAAGGTAATGATTGGGTAAAGCGGCTTGATCGGGAAATGGTGCGGCCCCGCTCGCTGTTGCCCACCTTGGAGGGCGAGGTCGATCCTCCGTTCGGCATGCCCGCAGCAAGGAGGACCGCCACGTGAGCCAGTACGTCAGCAGGCTCGGGCGACGCTCCCCGTCGGCCGCGTCACTCCTCAGGCTCCACCGCCGGCCCCGCCGGGTCGCGATGCTCTCCGTGCACACCTCTCCGCTCCACCAGCCCGGCACCGGCGACGCCGGCGGCATGAACGTCTACATCGTGGAGCTGGCCCAGCGGCTCGCCGCCCTGGGCATCGACGTCGAGATCTTCACCCGGGCCACGTCGGGCGGTCTGCCCCCCGCGGTGGAACTGGCCCCCGGCGTCCTCGTCCGGCACGTCGACGCCGGCCCCTACGAGGGCCTCGCCAAGGAGGAGCTCCCGGCCCAGCTGTGCGCCTTCACGCACGGCGTGATGCAGGCCTGGGCCGGTCACCGCCCCGGCTACTACGACCTCGTCCACTCCCACTACTGGCTCTCCGGCCACGTCGGCTGGCTCGCCGCCCAGCGCTGGGGCGTGCCCCTGGTGCACGCCATGCACACCATGGCCAAGGTCAAGAACGCCAACCTGGCCGACGGCGACACGCCCGAGCCCGCCGCCCGGGTCATCGGCGAGACCCAGATCGTCGCCGCCGCCGACCGGCTCATCGCCAACACGGCGGAGGAGGCCGACGAGCTGGTACGGCACTACGCCGCCGACCCCGCGAAGGTCGCCGTCGTCCACCCGGGCGTGAACCTCGACCGCTTCCGCCCGGACGACGGCCGCGCGGCGGCCCGCGCCCGCCTGGGGCTGCCGCCGGACGCCCTGATCCCGCTGTTCGCGGGCCGTATCCAGCCCCTGAAGGCCCCGGACATCCTGCTGCGCGCGGTGGCCGTGCTGCTGGACGAGCGCCCCGAGCTCCGCTCCCGCATCCACGTCCCGGTCGTCGGCGGCCCGAGCGGCAGCGGGCTCGCCAAGCCGGAGGGGCTGCAGAAGCTCGCCGCCCGGCTCGGCGTCGCGGACGTCGTACGGTTCCGTCCGCCGGTCGGCCAGGAGCAGCTCGCGGACTGGTTCCGGGCCGCGTCCGTGCTGGTCATGCCGTCGTACAGCGAGTCCTTCGGGCTGGTCGCCATAGAGGCGCAGGCGGCCGGCACGCCGGTGCTGGCGGCGTCCGTGGGCGGCCTTCCGGTGGCCGTGCGCGACGGCGAGACCGGGTTCCTGGTCCCCGGCCACAATCCCGCCGACTACGCGCGCGTGCTGGGCCGTTTCGCCGACGAGCCGGCCCTCGCCGCGACCATGGGCCGGGCCGCCGCCCGGCACGCGCGGTCCTTCGGCTGGGACCGGGCGGCCGCCTCGACCGCCGACGTCTACACGGCCGCGACCCAGTCGCACCGCCGTCGCGTACGCTCCCATCATGGGTGATGTCGAGAAGGCGGCGCAGGTCATCGAGGGGGTCCTGAAGGACGCCGAAGTGGAGTGGGAGAGCCCCGAGCCCGGAAACTACGTGGTCAAGCTCCCCGGTACGCGCAAGCTCTCCACGACGGTCTCCTTCCTCGTCGGCCGCCACTCCCTCTCGCTCAACGCCTTCGTCGTCCGGCACCCCGACGAGAACGAGGCGGGCGTCCACCGCTGGCTCCTGGAGCGCAACCTCAAGCTGTACGGCGTGAGTTACGCCGTCGACCGCTTGGGCGACATCTACGTCACCGCCCGTCTGCCGCTCGCCTCCGTCACCCCGGACGAGATCGACCGCCTCCTCGGCCAGGTCCTGGAGGCGGCCGACGGAGCCTTCAACACCCTGCTGGAGATGGGCTTCGCCTCCTCGATCCGCAAGGAGTACGCCTGGCGGGTGTCCCGCGGCGAGTCCACACGCAACCTGGACGCGTTCCGGCATCTGATCGAGCGCCCCGCCGACTGACTCACCGCCGTTTTCCGGGTGCGGGAGCCGTGCGCGAGCCGCCGCGATAGCGCCCCGGTGTCACCCCGACCAACTTCCTGAAGTGCCGGGTGAGATGGGCCTGGTCGTAGAACCCGGTGGCCGAGGCCACCTCGCCCGGTGCCAGGCCGTCCAGCAGCAGCCGCCGGGCCCGCCCGACCCGCCGCGACATCAGGTACTGGTGCGGGGCGATGCCGTACGCGCCGCTGAACGCCCGTACCAGATGGGCGGGATGGGCGTGCAGCAGCCGCGCCGCCTCCGCCAGCGAGACACCGTCGACGACCCGGGCGTCGAGCAGTTCCCGCAGCCGCCGGCCGAGCACCGGGTCCGGGCGGTGCGGCGGTACGTTCGTGCGCCGCCGCAGATGGTCCCGCAGCCGCTCCCCGACGAGGGTCAGCCGGCTCTCCGCCTCCAGTTCGTCACCGGGCCGGGCGAGGGCGGAGTGCAGCCGCCCGACGCGCTGCCGCAGCAGCGGATCGCGCAGATCGGGGGTGTCGACGGCGGCGCCGATCAGGTCCTCGCCCAGCCGGCTGCCGTCGAGGTAGACGACGCGCTTGCGGAAGCCGTCCGGAGTGGCGGGCGAGCCGTTGTGCGGTACGTGCGGCGGCAGCAGTGAGACGGTGTCCAGCGGGGTGCTGTGCTCATGCCGATCGAGGTCGTACCGTACGGCCCCGTCGTCCACGATGAGCAGCGTCCAGGCGTCGTGGACGTGCATCGGGTAGGCGTACTCGGTGAAGTGGGCGTGGAAGACCTCCACGACACCCGGGATGCGCGGGCGCCAGGCGGAGACTTCCTGCTGGTCGGCGGCCACGCAAAGAACGTACAAGACCGGCCGCCGGTCCGCCCGGCAGTCTCGCTGCATGAACACCGAACCGATCCCCACCGAGCCCGTCCGCTTCGACACGAAGATCGCCGTACTGCTGCGCGCGGACCTGGAGCCCTGGCAGCGCCTGAATGTCACCGCGTTCCTGGTCAGCGGCCTCGGCAGCCAGGTCCCGGAGGTGATCGGCGAGCCGTACGAGGACGCGGACGGCGTCGGCTACCTCCCCATGTTCCGCCAGCCGGTGCTGGTCTTCGAGGGCTCCAAGGAGACCCTGAAGGCGGCCCACGGCAGGGCACTGAGCCGCGCCCTGCCCCGCGCCGTCTTCACCTCGGACCTGTTCACGACGGGCAACGACCGCGACAACCGCGCGGCCGTGCGGGCCGTACCGACCGCCGAGCTGGACCTGGTGGGGCTGGCGGTGTACGGCCCGCGGGGCGGGGTGGACAAGGTCCTCAAGGGCGCCCGGATGCATCCGTGAGGCCCCCGGTCCGGGTCAGTCGAACATGCCCGGCTGGTAGTCGCCGGCGGGCTGCTGGACGACGACATTGACGCGGTTGTACGCGTTGATCAGGGCGATCAGCGCGACGAGCGCGGCGAGCTGGTCCTCGTCGTAGTGCTTGGCGGCGTTCGCCCAGACCTCGTCCGGGACACCGCCCGCCGCGTCGGCGATGCGGGTGCCCTGCTCCGTCAGCTCCAGCGCGGCGCGCTCGGCGTCCGTGAACACCTTGGCCTCCCGCCAGGCCGCGATCATGTGCAGCCGCTGCGCGGTCTCCCCGGCGGCGGTGGCGTCCTTGGTGTGCATGTCGGTGCAGAACCCGCACCCGTTGATCTGGCTGGCCCGGATCTTCACCAGTTCCTGCGTCGCGGCCGGCAGGGCGGAGTCCGAGACCACCTTCCCCGCCGAGTTGATGTACCTGAAGAACTTGCTGGTGACAGGGTTGGCGAAGAGGTTCAGACGGGCGTCCATGGCGTGCTCCTGTGTGATGTCCGGTCGCTGCTGACTACACCCCTCTGACGAAACGGGCCGGGAGGATGTGACGTGGGGCGAATGTGACGCCGGTCACTCGCGGGTGAGGGCGAGGGCGAGGGCACGGCCGCGGGTGCGGGCTGGGGCCTTTTCCATGATCAAGGGTTTACCCGCTTCTCGTTGTGCCCGGCCGACCGTGTGGCTAGCGTTCAGCCCGCGGCGCATGAAACAAGCAGGCAGCTCATGAACGGCTCATGAAAGAGCCGGAACATCCTGAGCGGTCCGAGCGCGTCCCCCACTTCATGGCGCATCCGCCGACCCCTGCCACATGACTCTCATGGGCAGGCCAGTCGTCTCCGTCGTCACACACAGAAGGGCGGATCCTTGCGCTCAAGGACCGAACGTTCCACCTCCGAGCCGGACAGCGGGCCGAGACACCGGGCGGTGTCCGCAGCCGCACTGCTGTCCGCCGCGGCACTGATATCCGGCGTGGGACTCACGACGACCGCGTTCGCGGCCGGATCGTCGGCAGCTTCGGCGGCCCACGCCAGACACCTGTGCGCGCACGCCACCACACCCGGCCATGTGGCGTGTCTGGCGGAGGCCCGCACCGACGTCGTCCAGCACCTGACCGTCGGCCCCCACACCACTCCGTCCGGCTACGGTCCCGCGGACCTGCAGAGCGCCTACAACCTGCCGTCCGCGACGGCCGGTTCGGGCCGGACCGTGGCGATCGTCGACGCCATGGACGACCCCACGGCCGAGTCCGACCTCGCCGCCTACCGGTCCCAGTACGGCCTTCCCGCCTGCACCACCGCCAACGGCTGCTTCCACAAGGTCAACCAGACCGGCGGCACCACCTACCCGAGCGCCGACTCGGGCTGGGCCGGTGAGATCTCCCTCGACCTCGACATGGTCAGCGCGGTCTGCCCGCAGTGCCACATCACGCTCGTCGAGGCCTCCTCCACGAGCATGACCGACATCGGCACGGCCGAGAACGAGGCCGTCGCCCTCGGCGCCAAGTACGTCTCCAACTCCTTCGGCGGCTCCGAGGACCCGTCCGAGACCACCGCCGACGTCCAGTACTTCAACCACCCCGGCGTCGCCATCACCGTCAGCGCGGGAGACAGCGGCTACGGCGCCCAGTACCCGGCCTCCTCCCCCTACGTCACCGCGGTCGGCGGCACTTCGCTCAGCCACGCGAGCAACTCCCGCGGCTGGAGCGAGTCGGTGTGGTCCACCGGCAGCACCGACGGCACCGGATCCGGCTGCTCCGCCGACGAGGCCAAGCCCACCTGGCAGCCGGACACCGGCTGCACCCGCCGCACGGTCGCGGACGTCTCGGCGGTCGCCGACCCGGCCACCGGCGTCGCGGTCTACGACACCACCGGGGCCTCCGGCTGGAACGTCTACGGCGGCACCAGCGCCTCCTCGCCCATCATCGCGGCCACCTACGCCCTCGCCGGCACCCCGACCGCGAACAGCTACCCGTCCTCGTACCCCTACGGCCACACGTCGGCCCTGAACGACGTCACCACCGGCGCCGACGGCACCTGCTCCCCGAGTTACCTCTGCACCGCCGGCACCGGCTACGACGGCCCGACCGGCCTCGGCACGCCCAACGGCACCGCCGCCTTCACTGGCGGTGCGAACACCGTCAACTCCCTCCAGCCCGGCCGGAAGCTGACCTCCGGCCAGCGGCTGAGCAGCGCGAACATCACCCTGTCCATGGGCAGCGACGGCAACCTGGTCGCGTACCTGAAGACGAACGGAACGAGCGGCAGCGGTCCGGCGATCTGGTCCACCGGCACCTCGGGCCACTCCGGCGCGTA contains:
- a CDS encoding YbjN domain-containing protein, giving the protein MGDVEKAAQVIEGVLKDAEVEWESPEPGNYVVKLPGTRKLSTTVSFLVGRHSLSLNAFVVRHPDENEAGVHRWLLERNLKLYGVSYAVDRLGDIYVTARLPLASVTPDEIDRLLGQVLEAADGAFNTLLEMGFASSIRKEYAWRVSRGESTRNLDAFRHLIERPAD
- a CDS encoding fused response regulator/phosphatase, which encodes MPVPVPRQRAIPAVECGQAQAASAGGGPLKEEAHRDATPTSTTGTTLTLLLIEDDPAGSPIVPDLLDSAGKPIRVRTARNLTEAERLLTDDVHCILLDLALPAPGGSDADDELAVLRHVLRLAPRHAVLALTGSGDAERGTEAVRVGAQDYLFREELDGRLLSRAIRYAVERKRSDTAERRLAEGRLRAQENRRLERGLLPTPLLDGSSLRFAARYRPGRSRALLGGDFYDAVRTPDGTVHAMIGDVCGHGPDEAALGVELRIAWRALTLAGLCGDELLGTLQQVLEHERSDEEIFATLCTVDIAPDGRSAGLCLAGHPAPLLARPGRSAGLLPYDNNGPALGLLPGARWPRMQVQLGAEWSLMLYTDGLIEGRVGDSGERLGQDGMVSMIRRQLTEGLRGEHLLRAAVSEVRDLNGGELTDDVAVVLLDRTP
- the mshA gene encoding D-inositol-3-phosphate glycosyltransferase; amino-acid sequence: MSQYVSRLGRRSPSAASLLRLHRRPRRVAMLSVHTSPLHQPGTGDAGGMNVYIVELAQRLAALGIDVEIFTRATSGGLPPAVELAPGVLVRHVDAGPYEGLAKEELPAQLCAFTHGVMQAWAGHRPGYYDLVHSHYWLSGHVGWLAAQRWGVPLVHAMHTMAKVKNANLADGDTPEPAARVIGETQIVAAADRLIANTAEEADELVRHYAADPAKVAVVHPGVNLDRFRPDDGRAAARARLGLPPDALIPLFAGRIQPLKAPDILLRAVAVLLDERPELRSRIHVPVVGGPSGSGLAKPEGLQKLAARLGVADVVRFRPPVGQEQLADWFRAASVLVMPSYSESFGLVAIEAQAAGTPVLAASVGGLPVAVRDGETGFLVPGHNPADYARVLGRFADEPALAATMGRAAARHARSFGWDRAAASTADVYTAATQSHRRRVRSHHG
- a CDS encoding carboxymuconolactone decarboxylase family protein, with amino-acid sequence MDARLNLFANPVTSKFFRYINSAGKVVSDSALPAATQELVKIRASQINGCGFCTDMHTKDATAAGETAQRLHMIAAWREAKVFTDAERAALELTEQGTRIADAAGGVPDEVWANAAKHYDEDQLAALVALIALINAYNRVNVVVQQPAGDYQPGMFD
- a CDS encoding AraC family transcriptional regulator, with protein sequence MQRDCRADRRPVLYVLCVAADQQEVSAWRPRIPGVVEVFHAHFTEYAYPMHVHDAWTLLIVDDGAVRYDLDRHEHSTPLDTVSLLPPHVPHNGSPATPDGFRKRVVYLDGSRLGEDLIGAAVDTPDLRDPLLRQRVGRLHSALARPGDELEAESRLTLVGERLRDHLRRRTNVPPHRPDPVLGRRLRELLDARVVDGVSLAEAARLLHAHPAHLVRAFSGAYGIAPHQYLMSRRVGRARRLLLDGLAPGEVASATGFYDQAHLTRHFRKLVGVTPGRYRGGSRTAPAPGKRR
- a CDS encoding NlpC/P60 family protein, with the protein product MGWGKRSVLSAAVTVVCAVTVLGVPGTAFAAPQPTPSPSTSPTPPPSKDLEKVREKLDKLYHDAAVATDAYNAAEEKAKQQSAEIVELAKKIDQGQQRLARLKDQAGATARAQYRTGGIPPTAQFLLSNDPGQVLDGAGLALQGQRAARSLISELTSTQTQLQGYADDAAAQWKKLDADRTAKAAAQKKVQQQIDAAKKLESQLEKKEQQELDQLEQQAALKAQTDWLDTGILQRIHGKASAQGEKAVAFATAQLGKPYVWGAEGPQSYDCSGLTSQAWAAAGHPIPRTSQEQWQQLKHIDVQDMRPGDLIIYFDDASHVALYIGDGAIIQAPRPGRTVTIAGAGSMPILGVVRPDA
- a CDS encoding class I SAM-dependent methyltransferase — protein: MGTVTRGTTNPNRLRRMDRWIAAAHGAELRRAEDPLAIDLGYGAAPWTAVELLGRLRTAAPRARVVGVEIEPERVAAARPYEREGLAFRHGGFEVPVPGRPLLIRAANVLRQYDEAEVAAVWARLCARLAPAGAGSRGGLLVEGTCDEIGRRHVWVALGPEGPRTVTFATRLGSLEQPSDLAERLPKALIHRNVPGEPVHAFLRDFDRAWAAAAPYASYGARQRWLRAVRDLTADWPVTDSPARWRQGEVTVAWAALAPKA
- a CDS encoding DUF2000 domain-containing protein, with the protein product MNTEPIPTEPVRFDTKIAVLLRADLEPWQRLNVTAFLVSGLGSQVPEVIGEPYEDADGVGYLPMFRQPVLVFEGSKETLKAAHGRALSRALPRAVFTSDLFTTGNDRDNRAAVRAVPTAELDLVGLAVYGPRGGVDKVLKGARMHP